The following coding sequences lie in one Synechococcus sp. PCC 7336 genomic window:
- a CDS encoding anti-sigma factor, with translation MTERLRPDGSQSGSSDLYAGDRHLSADEQWELLSAYLDGELEAAERQQVEVWLADNSDLRQAYRQLQQLQQQIEHLPVPASSPQMAERVLAQLDRSPSIAFVPTRLLRQGVRVAAGAIVLLAGAAVWQATRPPVLMVSLEEAPVVIPEPPLPFVPESVAQSYLLIPSADRDAYAILLADS, from the coding sequence ATGACAGAGCGACTTCGACCCGATGGCAGCCAATCCGGCTCGTCCGATCTGTACGCAGGCGATCGCCATTTGTCCGCTGACGAACAGTGGGAACTGTTGAGTGCTTACCTCGATGGCGAGCTAGAAGCAGCAGAGCGCCAGCAGGTGGAGGTGTGGCTGGCGGACAACTCCGATTTGCGCCAAGCCTACCGTCAACTGCAACAGTTGCAGCAGCAGATCGAGCACCTGCCCGTACCCGCTTCCTCACCCCAGATGGCCGAGCGGGTTTTGGCTCAATTAGACCGATCGCCCTCGATCGCGTTTGTCCCCACTCGACTCCTGCGGCAGGGTGTCCGTGTCGCCGCAGGAGCAATCGTTCTTCTGGCGGGGGCAGCGGTATGGCAGGCCACTCGCCCCCCCGTTCTGATGGTGTCTCTGGAAGAGGCTCCTGTGGTCATTCCAGAGCCGCCCCTGCCGTTCGTCCCGGAATCAGTGGCGCAGTCTTATCTCCTCATCCCCAGCGCCGATCGAGATGCCTATGCAATTTTGCTGGCTGATAGTTAG
- a CDS encoding glutathione peroxidase has protein sequence MSIYDFTANAIDGTEQSLSDFRDRLLLIVNVASKCGFTPQYSGLESLYEQYKDKGLVILGFPCNQFGAQEPGSEAEIQQFCSTTYGVSFPLFAKVDVNGENAHPLYQFLKSEQKGLLGTEAIKWNFTKFLVDKNGTVLKRYGSIDTPASIEADIAKLLD, from the coding sequence ATGAGTATCTATGACTTCACCGCCAACGCCATCGACGGTACTGAGCAGTCACTGAGCGACTTTCGCGATCGCCTCCTGCTGATTGTCAATGTAGCTAGCAAATGCGGGTTTACCCCTCAATATTCAGGTTTGGAATCCCTCTACGAGCAGTACAAAGACAAGGGCTTAGTCATTCTCGGGTTCCCCTGCAATCAGTTTGGGGCGCAGGAACCCGGCAGCGAGGCAGAGATTCAGCAGTTCTGCTCCACCACTTACGGTGTCTCCTTTCCCCTGTTTGCCAAGGTTGACGTGAATGGCGAGAACGCCCACCCGCTTTACCAGTTCCTCAAGTCCGAGCAGAAGGGCCTGCTGGGAACTGAGGCGATCAAGTGGAACTTCACGAAGTTTCTGGTGGATAAAAATGGTACCGTTTTGAAACGCTACGGTTCAATCGATACCCCCGCGAGTATCGAGGCCGATATTGCTAAATTGCTCGACTAA
- a CDS encoding glycine betaine ABC transporter substrate-binding protein, producing the protein MKSAQFSLIIVFIFYQVILIFLLLAELGVPWLDFLRATDRVLLLLALAVLPFVLLASSKALRSLTLRFSGQELHLEMGELSDRLDLELKRVRGDVSGRVSNAEQAVWPILAGDDISAPQRWAESRVLIGSKMDFSHVFFSHLLAEQIERNVRDIQCELCAPNGGLKDFADLRYRRIDMYVEFTGTGCQLYGIDMRGSSVDDTIDELDKRSAVHGIRWLRPLGASENYCLAMRRDKAKELGVKSLSDLTLASPKLVFSGDPEFLNRHDCYLGLLNTYKLRFKATEVCDINDRYGMLESGEADVFVGYETDPQLANSRELIVLEDRDPFFPSYHAVPIARSEALQQIAGLEDALRGLEAIIATRDLINVVFELHTRGSDPAVARDMARRYLDRSRRQN; encoded by the coding sequence GTGAAGTCCGCGCAGTTCTCGCTCATCATCGTCTTCATCTTCTATCAAGTCATCTTGATATTCTTGCTGCTGGCAGAGCTGGGCGTTCCCTGGCTCGACTTTCTGCGCGCAACCGATCGAGTGCTGCTATTACTGGCTCTAGCGGTGCTTCCATTTGTATTGCTGGCTTCGAGCAAGGCACTCCGTTCGCTCACGTTAAGGTTTTCCGGTCAAGAGCTGCACTTGGAGATGGGGGAATTGAGCGATCGCCTAGACCTGGAATTGAAGCGGGTCAGAGGGGATGTCTCGGGGCGGGTGAGCAATGCCGAGCAGGCAGTCTGGCCAATTCTGGCCGGTGACGATATTAGCGCTCCGCAACGCTGGGCCGAGTCCCGCGTTTTAATTGGCTCGAAGATGGATTTCTCCCATGTGTTTTTTTCACACCTGCTGGCCGAGCAGATCGAGCGCAATGTTCGGGATATTCAATGCGAGCTGTGCGCCCCCAACGGCGGCCTGAAAGACTTTGCCGACCTCCGCTATCGCCGCATTGACATGTACGTGGAATTTACCGGCACCGGCTGTCAGCTATACGGAATCGACATGCGAGGCAGCAGTGTCGATGACACGATCGACGAGTTAGACAAGCGGTCTGCAGTCCACGGCATTCGCTGGCTGCGCCCGCTGGGGGCCTCGGAAAATTACTGCCTCGCGATGAGAAGAGACAAGGCTAAAGAGCTGGGGGTGAAAAGCCTCAGCGATCTGACACTGGCCTCGCCAAAGTTGGTTTTCAGTGGAGATCCGGAATTTTTAAACCGACACGACTGTTATCTCGGTTTGCTCAACACCTACAAGTTGCGCTTCAAAGCGACTGAAGTCTGCGATATCAACGATCGCTACGGCATGTTGGAGTCCGGCGAGGCGGATGTGTTTGTGGGCTACGAAACCGATCCGCAGCTTGCCAATTCGCGCGAGCTGATTGTGCTTGAGGATAGAGACCCTTTCTTCCCCAGTTACCATGCAGTCCCGATCGCGCGCAGCGAAGCACTCCAGCAAATTGCAGGACTAGAGGACGCACTTCGCGGTCTCGAAGCAATCATCGCAACGCGCGATCTTATCAATGTGGTGTTCGAACTCCACACCCGTGGCTCCGATCCGGCAGTAGCCCGAGACATGGCCAGACGCTATCTCGATCGCTCTCGTCGCCAAAACTAA
- a CDS encoding LysM peptidoglycan-binding domain-containing protein, with protein MSQTSHDDLGTVAEDQAGHSLKAVRPDPVSSVSSMFPVSSDREHIATTIAATSQSSPTVPTWRLRLKHPRLLAGLLAWASLAGLVLANSQQTFNRQSASDFEFVPPTTQTIRGVLQQNYEAKLEQVAAALDARALLPEEPARGIILHEVSEGETLWQLTQMYQLDAAAIATSNGINAQTELEAGQKLYIPRTEGLVYTVKAGDTLETIARAHQVSQSAIIASTPLTNAHFLRIGQRLVIPGSVSDILAVRRQAAEAEAARIARAEAERQAARVARGQLQTYTVQPGDTLIGLASRYRMSASQLVSANPGVSARRLQIGQRLTIPGQGGAFAAATPTAQQSYRIQPGDTLGTIARRYNVSVNSLVRANPNVRATRLQVGRTLSIPSSHASSATVATSLPPAPVTSSGFAWPVSGRINSGFGWRWGRMHNGVDIPGPVGSPVVAVREGRVIYSGWHAGGYGNLIKIRHPDGSVTLYAHGTQRYVSYGQAVSRGQVIMSRGSTGWSTGPHLHFEVHVNGSPVNPLPYLR; from the coding sequence ATGAGTCAGACAAGTCATGACGATCTCGGCACTGTCGCTGAAGACCAAGCAGGCCATTCCTTAAAGGCTGTTCGTCCCGACCCCGTGTCTTCTGTCAGCAGCATGTTTCCCGTCAGCAGCGACCGGGAGCATATAGCAACAACCATCGCCGCGACCTCGCAGAGCAGCCCCACCGTTCCTACCTGGCGACTGCGCCTGAAGCATCCCCGCTTGCTCGCTGGATTGCTCGCTTGGGCTAGCCTGGCGGGCCTAGTGCTAGCCAATAGCCAACAGACCTTCAATCGCCAGTCAGCCTCCGATTTTGAATTTGTTCCCCCGACCACCCAAACGATTCGGGGAGTCTTGCAGCAGAACTACGAGGCCAAACTCGAACAAGTCGCTGCAGCACTAGACGCTCGTGCCTTGCTTCCCGAAGAGCCCGCACGAGGGATTATCTTGCATGAGGTCTCTGAAGGGGAAACGCTGTGGCAGTTGACCCAGATGTACCAACTGGATGCAGCGGCGATCGCCACCTCCAATGGCATTAACGCCCAAACGGAATTAGAGGCGGGGCAGAAACTTTATATTCCTCGAACTGAAGGGCTTGTCTACACTGTCAAAGCAGGAGACACCCTCGAAACTATTGCCCGCGCCCATCAAGTCTCTCAATCTGCCATCATCGCATCCACTCCCCTCACCAACGCCCATTTTCTCCGCATCGGTCAGCGGTTGGTCATTCCCGGCTCGGTGAGCGATATTCTTGCCGTGCGCCGCCAAGCGGCAGAAGCAGAGGCAGCCAGAATTGCTCGTGCAGAGGCTGAACGACAGGCAGCTCGGGTTGCCCGAGGGCAGTTGCAAACCTATACCGTACAACCGGGCGATACCCTCATTGGCTTGGCCAGTCGCTACAGAATGTCTGCCAGTCAGCTCGTCAGCGCCAATCCAGGTGTCAGCGCCCGACGATTGCAAATTGGCCAAAGACTCACCATTCCAGGACAAGGTGGTGCTTTTGCTGCCGCTACCCCAACTGCCCAGCAAAGTTATCGCATTCAACCGGGGGATACCCTCGGCACCATCGCCCGCAGATACAACGTCTCCGTCAACTCTCTCGTGCGGGCCAATCCCAACGTGCGAGCCACTCGGCTACAGGTGGGCCGCACATTGTCGATTCCGAGCAGTCATGCCTCGTCTGCCACCGTAGCCACCTCTTTACCTCCAGCCCCCGTCACATCCAGTGGCTTCGCTTGGCCGGTTTCCGGTCGGATTAATTCTGGCTTTGGCTGGCGTTGGGGACGGATGCACAATGGCGTCGATATTCCTGGCCCCGTCGGATCGCCCGTTGTTGCCGTTCGGGAGGGCCGTGTGATTTATTCGGGATGGCATGCGGGGGGCTACGGCAATCTAATTAAAATTCGCCACCCCGACGGCTCGGTCACCCTCTACGCTCACGGCACGCAGCGGTATGTGTCTTACGGGCAGGCCGTTAGCCGAGGTCAAGTCATTATGAGTCGGGGCAGCACGGGTTGGAGTACTGGCCCCCACCTGCACTTTGAAGTCCATGTCAACGGTTCGCCGGTTAATCCTCTGCCGTACTTGCGTTAA
- the psb28 gene encoding photosystem II reaction center protein Psb28: MLSPRSLGDRLPTKQRAVGSVAYDRKANLYKSLFQMARIELTPGISEVPSNVRVMRSKAGDRASAIFTFADPSTQDFEVPGMTLSDEEGKMVTRDVRVKFTDGKFKALEAIYSMTGDDEWERFLRFMERFAEANEMGLGE; encoded by the coding sequence GTGCTGTCTCCTCGCAGCTTGGGCGATCGCCTGCCGACAAAACAGCGGGCGGTAGGGTCCGTGGCTTATGATAGGAAAGCTAATCTTTACAAATCGTTATTCCAAATGGCGCGAATCGAGTTAACCCCCGGCATCAGTGAAGTCCCCAGCAATGTCCGCGTCATGCGCTCCAAAGCTGGCGATCGCGCTTCGGCCATATTCACATTTGCCGATCCCAGTACCCAAGACTTCGAGGTGCCCGGTATGACCCTGTCGGACGAGGAAGGGAAGATGGTGACGCGGGATGTACGGGTGAAGTTTACCGATGGCAAATTTAAAGCGCTTGAAGCCATTTACTCCATGACTGGCGATGATGAATGGGAGCGGTTCCTGCGCTTTATGGAACGCTTTGCCGAGGCCAACGAGATGGGTCTGGGCGAATAG
- a CDS encoding DUF3155 domain-containing protein has product MARRRKRKSRRRQEGRKILELIPQFSIDSGDLKPVTAARNHIQENQITPPALLLVRRNEHTVDRFFWAEKGLFGAQYVEENHFLFPSLRSLISDEPVAVPR; this is encoded by the coding sequence TTGGCTAGAAGACGGAAGCGTAAGAGTCGCCGCAGACAGGAAGGGCGCAAGATTCTCGAACTCATTCCTCAGTTCAGTATTGACAGTGGCGATCTAAAACCCGTGACCGCTGCCCGCAACCACATTCAAGAGAACCAGATTACGCCACCGGCATTGCTGCTGGTGCGCCGTAACGAGCATACTGTCGATCGCTTTTTCTGGGCTGAAAAAGGCTTGTTTGGCGCACAGTATGTCGAAGAGAACCATTTCCTGTTTCCCAGTTTGCGGTCTCTGATCTCTGACGAGCCAGTGGCAGTTCCCCGCTAG
- a CDS encoding Ycf34 family protein: MCICIHCHYVDRCETYHAVEMQHEQPHLTDTPNFLPEQPEINVNIRNGGKEMEWDVVGCASFVEERDKWARLRPGELVPT; the protein is encoded by the coding sequence ATGTGTATTTGCATTCACTGTCACTATGTCGATCGCTGCGAAACTTACCACGCGGTCGAAATGCAACACGAGCAACCCCATCTCACCGATACCCCAAACTTTCTGCCGGAGCAGCCAGAAATTAATGTCAATATCCGCAATGGTGGGAAGGAAATGGAATGGGATGTGGTGGGTTGTGCCAGTTTTGTGGAAGAGCGGGATAAATGGGCCCGCCTGAGGCCGGGAGAGCTAGTACCGACCTAG
- a CDS encoding RNA-binding S4 domain-containing protein produces the protein MEPTPRLELGQFLKLVGAVATGGQAKFAIQQGFVQLNGVEETRRRKKLAPGDRIAFEHRTWTIPPAGTPIAADLEPESSD, from the coding sequence GTGGAACCCACCCCTCGATTGGAATTAGGTCAATTTCTCAAGCTGGTCGGGGCAGTGGCAACGGGCGGTCAGGCGAAGTTTGCGATTCAGCAGGGTTTCGTGCAGCTCAATGGCGTCGAAGAAACCCGCCGCCGCAAGAAACTCGCTCCTGGCGATCGGATCGCGTTCGAGCATCGCACTTGGACGATTCCTCCCGCCGGCACCCCGATCGCAGCGGATTTAGAGCCAGAATCGTCCGATTGA
- a CDS encoding DUF1257 domain-containing protein — MSHFSQIKTKILDLNALEAALSELGIDSERGEMQVRGYRGNTQAASLIVHQDNGYDIGFQWNGDAYQLVADLQYWKQPWSVETFIDKVTQRYAYQTIVGESSRKGFQLVEQKQAEDGSVRLVLQRWGA; from the coding sequence ATGTCCCACTTCAGCCAAATCAAGACAAAGATCCTCGATCTGAATGCGTTGGAAGCCGCCCTGAGTGAATTGGGCATAGACTCCGAACGCGGCGAAATGCAAGTACGCGGCTACCGAGGCAACACTCAGGCGGCTTCGTTAATCGTGCATCAAGACAATGGCTACGATATTGGCTTTCAGTGGAATGGCGATGCCTACCAACTAGTCGCAGATTTGCAGTACTGGAAGCAGCCTTGGTCGGTAGAAACGTTTATCGACAAAGTTACGCAACGATATGCCTACCAAACGATTGTGGGCGAATCTTCGAGAAAAGGCTTCCAATTGGTGGAGCAAAAGCAAGCTGAAGATGGCAGTGTCCGTCTCGTGCTGCAGCGCTGGGGTGCATAG
- the cysS gene encoding cysteine--tRNA ligase, translating to MNSLNVFNSLSRQKEPFVPLEAGSVKMYVCGVTVYDYCHLGHARTYVTWDTVRRYLEWKGYRVTYVQNFTDVDDKILKRAREQGSSMQAVSEQFIEAYRKDMERLNVKTADAYPRATTSLEAMYRLIRDLELKQFAYRVRGQEGGEDVYYAVGKFDGYGKLSGRKLADMQAGASGRVGAEGAEKRDPSDFALWKSAPHSEEGFESPWGWGRPGWHIECSAMVRQNLGDRIDIHAGGADLKFPHHENEIAQSEPVAGEPFAKYWMHNGFLNIDGEKMSKSLGNFTTIRDLLKTYDPMALRLFFLQTQYRSPIDLTDESLTAATNAWKTLSAALQFARSLALQGVEPEGEAIASFETAMDDDFSSPGGLAVAFDLAKTLNKEQNQRIHTGAGVLPEAVCQAKAKALLEIADVLGLAIADSPVETVTEVPNDLSEADIQALLERRNAARREKNFSAADEIRARLEAEGITILDRADGTSHWVRS from the coding sequence TTGAATTCCCTGAACGTCTTTAATTCACTGTCTCGACAGAAAGAGCCCTTCGTTCCGCTGGAGGCTGGCTCGGTCAAGATGTATGTCTGCGGAGTGACGGTTTACGACTATTGCCATTTAGGTCATGCACGCACCTACGTTACCTGGGACACGGTACGGCGCTATCTGGAATGGAAAGGCTATCGGGTTACATACGTTCAAAACTTCACGGATGTAGATGACAAAATCCTCAAGCGAGCTCGGGAACAGGGCTCGTCGATGCAGGCGGTGTCGGAGCAGTTTATCGAGGCTTACCGCAAGGATATGGAGCGGTTAAATGTGAAGACTGCCGATGCTTACCCCCGGGCAACTACATCTTTGGAGGCGATGTATCGGCTGATTCGGGATTTGGAGTTGAAGCAGTTTGCCTATCGGGTGCGGGGGCAGGAGGGTGGCGAGGATGTGTACTATGCCGTGGGCAAGTTTGATGGCTATGGCAAGCTGTCGGGGCGCAAGTTAGCGGACATGCAGGCGGGAGCCAGCGGTCGAGTCGGGGCTGAAGGGGCCGAAAAGCGCGATCCGTCTGATTTTGCCCTGTGGAAGTCTGCACCGCATTCGGAAGAAGGATTCGAGTCTCCTTGGGGGTGGGGGCGTCCGGGCTGGCATATCGAATGTTCGGCAATGGTGCGGCAGAATTTGGGCGATCGCATTGACATTCACGCAGGGGGGGCCGATTTGAAGTTTCCCCACCACGAAAACGAAATTGCCCAATCGGAGCCTGTGGCCGGCGAGCCGTTCGCCAAGTATTGGATGCACAATGGCTTTCTCAATATCGACGGCGAGAAAATGTCGAAATCGTTGGGGAATTTCACCACGATTCGGGATTTGCTGAAGACTTACGACCCGATGGCACTGCGACTCTTTTTCTTGCAAACCCAGTACCGCAGTCCGATCGACTTGACCGACGAGAGCTTGACGGCGGCTACGAATGCTTGGAAAACCCTGTCGGCGGCCCTGCAGTTTGCCCGCAGTTTGGCATTGCAGGGGGTGGAGCCAGAGGGAGAGGCGATCGCCAGTTTCGAGACTGCCATGGACGACGATTTCAGTTCGCCTGGAGGGTTGGCTGTCGCTTTCGATCTGGCAAAAACACTGAACAAGGAGCAGAATCAGCGCATCCACACTGGTGCGGGGGTGTTGCCAGAGGCTGTTTGCCAAGCAAAAGCAAAAGCACTCTTGGAAATTGCAGATGTTTTAGGGCTCGCGATCGCAGATTCGCCAGTTGAAACAGTAACCGAAGTTCCCAATGATTTATCCGAAGCGGATATTCAAGCGTTGTTAGAGCGACGCAATGCCGCGCGGCGGGAGAAGAATTTTTCAGCAGCAGACGAGATCCGCGCTCGCCTAGAGGCAGAAGGCATTACCATCCTCGATCGGGCTGACGGGACTAGCCATTGGGTGCGCAGTTAA
- a CDS encoding ferredoxin: MTLSPIEREPSQRTGLEPELGGLLRDRERRSGLEPELGGTIRQTGVYVDEVECIGCGHCAYVARNTFFLEEDYGKSRVMKQNGDPEPLVDEAIQTCPVDCIHRVGYKELQQLEKQRRFQVMPKIGAPPTAK; encoded by the coding sequence ATGACACTTTCCCCCATCGAGCGCGAACCCAGTCAACGCACGGGCTTAGAGCCCGAGCTGGGAGGGCTACTGCGCGATCGCGAGCGGCGATCGGGGTTGGAGCCCGAGTTGGGGGGCACCATTCGCCAGACTGGCGTCTATGTGGATGAAGTAGAGTGCATTGGTTGCGGGCACTGCGCTTACGTGGCCCGCAACACGTTTTTTTTAGAAGAAGACTACGGCAAGTCTCGGGTGATGAAGCAAAATGGCGATCCCGAGCCTTTGGTTGACGAGGCCATCCAGACTTGCCCGGTAGATTGCATTCATCGCGTGGGCTATAAGGAATTGCAACAGTTAGAGAAGCAGCGTCGCTTTCAGGTAATGCCTAAAATTGGTGCTCCTCCGACCGCCAAGTAG
- the menA gene encoding 2-carboxy-1,4-naphthoquinone phytyltransferase yields MAAIKPPMYSVAMMPIWLGTAIARTQVLAINWGIFAIFLAAAIAILAWLNLSNDVFDSQTGIDKNKAHSVVNLTGNAKGVLAIANLLLAAGILGIVAIAWWQRDGTVLGIVAACCALGYTYQGPPFRLGYLGLGEPICWLTFGPMAIAAVYYSQTQTWSWTSLPAACLLGLSTSLILFCSHFHQVEDDLAAGKRSPVARMGTAAGARVVAAIISVFFGSLFVFVALGWMPLWTLLAIASLPPAVRLSRLMLRYHSFPRQISEAKFIAVAFHFWTSLLLGLGYWLAVP; encoded by the coding sequence ATGGCCGCGATTAAACCGCCAATGTACAGCGTGGCGATGATGCCGATTTGGCTGGGTACGGCGATCGCTCGAACTCAGGTTTTAGCCATTAATTGGGGCATTTTTGCCATCTTTTTAGCGGCGGCGATCGCCATTTTGGCCTGGCTCAATCTCAGCAATGACGTGTTTGATTCCCAAACTGGCATCGATAAAAACAAAGCCCATTCGGTGGTGAATCTGACGGGAAATGCCAAGGGGGTATTGGCGATCGCCAATCTGCTGCTGGCAGCAGGCATCTTGGGAATCGTAGCGATCGCCTGGTGGCAGCGGGATGGGACAGTATTGGGCATTGTCGCAGCCTGCTGTGCGCTGGGATATACCTACCAAGGTCCTCCCTTTCGATTGGGCTATCTGGGATTGGGGGAACCCATTTGCTGGCTCACCTTTGGCCCGATGGCGATCGCGGCGGTCTATTACAGTCAAACCCAAACTTGGTCTTGGACGAGTCTGCCTGCCGCCTGCCTGCTCGGCCTCAGCACCAGCCTGATTCTGTTTTGCTCCCACTTCCATCAGGTGGAAGATGACTTAGCTGCCGGCAAGCGATCGCCGGTCGCGCGCATGGGAACTGCTGCAGGGGCGCGGGTCGTAGCAGCGATTATCTCGGTCTTTTTTGGCAGTCTGTTCGTATTTGTCGCTCTGGGCTGGATGCCGCTATGGACGCTGTTGGCGATCGCAAGTCTGCCCCCCGCCGTGCGCCTCAGTCGGCTGATGCTGCGCTATCACAGCTTTCCCCGCCAGATCAGCGAGGCCAAATTTATCGCTGTAGCCTTTCATTTTTGGACTAGTTTGCTGCTGGGCTTGGGCTATTGGCTGGCAGTTCCTTAA
- the ruvB gene encoding Holliday junction branch migration DNA helicase RuvB, with amino-acid sequence MAIISSQSGASAERPQHSQRSPKPADSAAPAEPSARSSPKDIDLLRPQALSEEEETRSSGTSLRPTTLADYVGQSELKEVLQIAIAAAQARSEPLDHLLFYGPPGLGKTTICAALATEMGVKMHLTSAPALEGPKDIAGYLVNLKSGDILFIDEIHRLPKVTEEMLYPAMEDFRLDITVGKGQSARVTSLNLGRFTLVGATTRVGALTAPLRDRFGLVQRLRFYEPEELLQIVQRTARLLDTPIDEAGAAEIARRSRGTPRIANRLFKRVRDYAQVRSDGQIDAEVARVALELFHVDPKGLDWTDRKLLAMMVDNFDGGPVGLDTMAAATGEDAQTIEEVYEPYLLQIGFLQRTARGRVVTPAALQHLGYEINLPLQLW; translated from the coding sequence ATGGCCATTATTTCTTCGCAATCGGGCGCTAGCGCCGAGCGCCCCCAACACTCCCAGCGCAGCCCGAAGCCCGCAGACTCTGCCGCGCCCGCCGAGCCAAGCGCTCGATCCTCCCCCAAAGATATAGACCTGCTGCGTCCGCAGGCGCTCTCAGAAGAGGAAGAAACCCGCTCCAGTGGTACTTCCCTGCGCCCCACGACGCTCGCAGACTATGTGGGTCAATCAGAGCTCAAGGAAGTCTTGCAGATCGCGATCGCCGCCGCCCAAGCCCGCTCCGAACCCCTCGATCACCTGCTGTTCTACGGCCCCCCCGGCCTGGGCAAAACCACTATTTGTGCTGCCCTAGCCACTGAAATGGGAGTCAAAATGCACCTCACAAGTGCCCCGGCCCTAGAAGGCCCCAAAGACATTGCCGGATATCTGGTCAACCTCAAATCCGGCGATATTCTGTTTATTGACGAAATTCACCGCCTGCCCAAGGTCACCGAAGAAATGCTGTACCCAGCGATGGAAGACTTTCGGCTGGATATCACCGTCGGGAAAGGTCAATCGGCCCGCGTCACCAGTTTGAACTTAGGTCGGTTTACTCTCGTGGGGGCCACCACCCGCGTCGGAGCCCTCACGGCCCCCCTACGCGATCGCTTTGGTTTGGTCCAACGCCTCCGCTTTTACGAACCGGAAGAACTCCTCCAGATCGTGCAGCGCACCGCCCGCCTGCTCGACACCCCCATCGACGAAGCTGGGGCGGCAGAAATTGCCCGGCGATCGCGCGGCACCCCTCGAATTGCCAATCGCCTGTTCAAGCGAGTGCGGGATTATGCCCAAGTTCGTAGTGACGGCCAGATCGATGCAGAGGTGGCTAGAGTCGCGCTGGAATTGTTTCATGTCGATCCGAAGGGGTTGGATTGGACCGATCGCAAGCTGCTCGCAATGATGGTGGATAACTTCGATGGCGGTCCGGTGGGGCTGGACACGATGGCTGCCGCCACCGGGGAAGATGCCCAGACGATTGAAGAGGTTTACGAGCCATATTTACTTCAAATTGGTTTTTTGCAGCGTACCGCTCGCGGTCGCGTCGTCACGCCTGCGGCCTTGCAACATTTGGGGTATGAAATCAACTTGCCTTTACAACTGTGGTAA
- a CDS encoding sigma-70 family RNA polymerase sigma factor: MSEAYPLNWSTSATASVEPIQPEQLVTSELIAMCQSTLRPHRGAFAELIRRHQRDVDRILYHLAPDWTDRHDLAQEVWLRVFRNLRRLKEPAKFRGWLGRIATNLFYDELRKRKRYQRPLSLDAPITVQDGAMEWELPSEAIGPEEVLSAQEFYEHLHHAVQLLPEAFRQTIVLREIQGLSYDEIAEITGVSLGTVKSRIARARGRLQTMLKPYLEGH, encoded by the coding sequence ATGAGCGAAGCTTATCCCTTGAATTGGTCCACCTCCGCTACCGCCTCGGTTGAGCCCATTCAGCCGGAACAGTTGGTCACATCCGAGCTGATCGCGATGTGTCAGAGTACCTTGCGACCCCATCGAGGAGCTTTTGCCGAACTGATCCGCCGTCACCAAAGGGATGTCGATCGGATTTTGTACCATCTCGCTCCCGACTGGACCGATCGGCACGATTTAGCGCAGGAGGTCTGGCTGCGGGTCTTTCGCAACCTCCGCCGCCTGAAAGAACCCGCTAAATTTCGCGGCTGGCTGGGCCGCATTGCCACGAATTTGTTTTACGACGAGTTGCGCAAGCGCAAGCGCTATCAGCGTCCCCTCTCTCTCGATGCTCCCATTACCGTGCAGGATGGGGCGATGGAGTGGGAATTGCCCAGCGAGGCAATCGGCCCCGAAGAGGTGCTGTCCGCGCAGGAGTTTTACGAGCACCTCCACCATGCCGTTCAGTTGTTGCCGGAAGCGTTTCGCCAAACGATTGTATTGAGGGAAATTCAGGGGCTATCGTACGACGAAATTGCCGAAATTACTGGAGTTTCGTTGGGTACGGTAAAGTCTCGCATTGCCAGAGCCCGCGGTCGGCTACAAACAATGCTAAAGCCCTATTTGGAAGGGCATTGA